The Streptomyces sp. NBC_01244 genome contains a region encoding:
- the thpR gene encoding RNA 2',3'-cyclic phosphodiesterase gives MTDANAVDDANAVNGQTRPATVRVFIALAPPDDAKEELARELGPAYAAYPDMRWNRIEDWHITLAFLGELPVETVPLLGPPLAELAAARSPVRLALRGGGHFGERVLWSGIDGDLDGLHRLAAEVRAVVKECGIPFEDRPLRPHLTLARARRNDATSAVEAAAGLTGFTGRRWRTERLHLVGSNIGRGPGPIHYRDIEAWNLGGGEERTNGGPSASDRDSDSDSDSDSDSEEMP, from the coding sequence GTGACCGATGCGAACGCCGTGGACGATGCGAACGCCGTGAACGGACAGACCCGGCCCGCGACCGTTCGCGTGTTCATCGCCCTCGCCCCGCCCGACGACGCCAAGGAGGAACTGGCGCGGGAATTGGGCCCCGCCTACGCCGCGTACCCGGACATGCGGTGGAACCGCATCGAGGACTGGCACATCACCCTGGCGTTCCTCGGTGAGCTGCCGGTCGAGACCGTCCCCCTCCTGGGGCCGCCGCTCGCGGAGCTCGCGGCGGCGCGCAGTCCCGTACGCCTGGCCCTGCGCGGGGGCGGGCACTTCGGCGAGCGGGTGCTCTGGAGCGGGATCGACGGGGACCTCGACGGACTGCACCGGCTCGCCGCCGAGGTGCGCGCCGTGGTCAAGGAGTGCGGCATCCCCTTCGAAGACCGGCCGCTGCGCCCCCACCTGACGCTGGCGCGGGCCCGCCGTAACGACGCCACCTCGGCCGTGGAGGCCGCCGCCGGACTCACCGGGTTCACCGGTCGCCGCTGGCGGACGGAGCGTTTGCACCTGGTCGGCAGCAACATCGGCCGTGGGCCGGGTCCGATCCACTACCGCGACATCGAGGCGTGGAACCTCGGCGGCGGGGAGGAGCGTACGAACGGCGGGCCTTCGGCCTCGGACCGCGACAGCGACAGCGACAGCGACAGCGACAGCGACAGCGAGGAAATGCCTTGA